The following proteins are co-located in the Ancylothrix sp. D3o genome:
- a CDS encoding PAS domain S-box protein, with protein sequence MASTPPQHRQCLVKANFYHPATGRQQKRQTTFMLVKFMDQAAIIITAAQGSELSQLSKILSEYQILHAAVVDGSGKPVGLVTQNSLLQALNTSCQQLLSNSENWPQTKNSPLTSKTTNPSQSESSQFRLLLEKRFVDIILSDSETALIATLTDKAQLHPTANVAIFKNSQDAIFSGGPADSLEEKLLLQASLERTVNAIIIADKTGRIIHCNQLASQIYNKPREELINQPLREIIKGFNSQLLGELEQSLQTKDFWQTEITIERADGTRLFAHLTHSVIKNAAGEITGIIHTCTDISQKKELEQALQESQNQQSQPSPQKSNFLALIGVSLFNNLSSFTPTFKTIMAFNNPPVKPVFEQPGLGQYQNFWQANPAATKISWLDLKISPDSAFIEDSHKSASVESLTLADNHNPDEEDHSALSTPDQTQQQLQQLMEATATILYKAEFSGNFIIKNLSENSATILGYEAEEIIKNPSLWVSRIHPEDRCKIEKEILSHSQHKRTIEYRFLCKNGNYCWLRDEAHLIFDSAGTPAEIRGTCQDISQEKMLEEKVQEASEKEKELSELRRQFITITSHEFRTPLCTILSSADLLELYIERGRTEKQKEHIDRIQASAIRISNLLNDILATGKGIAGQIKCNPTLINLEDFCHQIINKISVTLSIDKERINFIKTGNCDNVFLDETLLERILVNLLSNAVKYSPVDTDILFELSCSQPAEQTADQQALAVFKIQDFGIGIPSNDIPHIFDAFYRGSNLNNQGGTGLGLTIVKQAADAHNAEIILESVVDAGTTFTVSLPI encoded by the coding sequence TTGGCTTCAACCCCACCCCAACACCGGCAGTGCTTGGTAAAAGCAAATTTTTACCATCCAGCAACAGGCCGGCAACAAAAACGGCAAACTACCTTCATGTTGGTGAAATTTATGGATCAAGCAGCGATTATTATTACAGCGGCCCAAGGATCTGAACTCTCACAACTATCCAAAATTTTATCAGAATATCAAATCCTGCACGCAGCGGTCGTGGATGGGTCAGGCAAGCCGGTGGGACTGGTAACGCAAAACAGCTTATTGCAGGCACTCAACACCTCTTGTCAGCAACTCCTTAGTAATAGCGAAAACTGGCCTCAAACCAAAAATTCTCCGCTAACTTCAAAAACAACCAACCCAAGCCAAAGCGAAAGCTCTCAATTTCGCCTTTTGCTAGAAAAGAGATTTGTAGATATCATCCTTAGCGATAGCGAAACTGCTTTAATAGCAACCCTCACAGACAAAGCTCAACTCCACCCAACTGCAAACGTGGCCATTTTTAAAAATTCTCAAGACGCTATTTTTTCTGGGGGGCCGGCAGATTCCTTAGAAGAAAAACTTTTGCTGCAAGCTAGTTTAGAAAGAACCGTCAATGCAATAATTATTGCCGATAAAACAGGCAGAATTATTCATTGCAATCAACTCGCCAGCCAGATATATAACAAACCCAGAGAAGAACTAATCAACCAACCACTCAGGGAAATTATTAAAGGTTTTAATTCTCAGCTTTTAGGAGAACTTGAACAATCTTTACAGACAAAAGACTTTTGGCAAACAGAAATAACTATTGAGCGAGCAGATGGCACGCGCCTCTTCGCTCACCTCACCCATTCTGTGATTAAAAACGCAGCCGGAGAAATAACCGGCATCATTCATACCTGCACCGACATCAGCCAAAAGAAAGAACTTGAACAAGCCTTACAAGAAAGCCAAAACCAACAAAGTCAACCCTCTCCACAAAAAAGCAACTTTTTAGCTTTGATAGGAGTCTCTCTTTTTAATAATCTTTCTTCTTTTACCCCAACTTTTAAAACTATAATGGCTTTTAACAACCCCCCTGTGAAACCGGTTTTTGAGCAACCTGGACTAGGCCAGTATCAAAATTTTTGGCAAGCAAACCCTGCCGCCACCAAAATATCCTGGTTGGATCTGAAAATATCCCCAGACTCAGCCTTTATTGAAGACTCTCATAAATCGGCATCTGTAGAGTCATTAACGCTTGCTGACAACCACAACCCCGACGAGGAAGATCACTCAGCTTTGTCAACTCCTGACCAAACCCAACAACAGCTTCAGCAGTTGATGGAAGCCACCGCGACTATTCTTTACAAAGCCGAATTTTCGGGGAATTTTATAATTAAAAACCTGAGTGAAAATAGCGCTACTATTCTGGGTTACGAAGCCGAAGAGATCATCAAAAATCCGTCTTTATGGGTGAGCAGAATTCATCCAGAAGACCGCTGCAAAATTGAAAAAGAAATTCTTAGCCACAGCCAACATAAACGCACTATAGAGTACCGATTTTTGTGTAAAAACGGAAACTACTGCTGGCTGCGAGACGAAGCCCACTTAATTTTTGATAGCGCAGGTACGCCAGCGGAAATTAGGGGGACTTGCCAGGATATCAGCCAGGAAAAAATGTTAGAAGAAAAAGTCCAAGAAGCCAGCGAAAAAGAAAAGGAACTCTCGGAACTCCGGCGCCAATTTATAACCATAACTTCTCACGAATTTCGCACTCCGCTTTGTACGATTTTGTCTTCAGCAGATTTACTAGAATTGTATATAGAGCGCGGACGTACAGAAAAACAAAAAGAACACATTGATCGCATCCAAGCATCGGCTATCCGCATCAGCAATTTATTAAATGATATTTTAGCAACCGGCAAAGGAATTGCCGGCCAGATAAAATGTAATCCCACTTTGATTAATTTAGAAGATTTTTGTCATCAAATTATTAATAAAATCAGCGTAACTTTAAGTATTGATAAAGAGCGAATTAACTTTATTAAAACCGGCAACTGCGACAACGTTTTTTTAGATGAAACATTACTTGAGCGAATATTAGTGAACTTGCTGTCAAATGCGGTAAAATATTCGCCGGTGGACACAGATATCCTATTTGAATTAAGTTGCTCTCAACCCGCAGAACAAACGGCAGATCAACAGGCATTGGCTGTCTTTAAAATTCAAGACTTTGGAATAGGCATCCCCAGCAACGACATTCCCCACATCTTTGATGCTTTTTATCGAGGCAGCAACCTAAATAACCAAGGCGGCACAGGTTTAGGGCTAACCATTGTCAAACAAGCCGCCGATGCTCATAACGCTGAAATTATTCTCGAAAGCGTTGTGGATGCCGGTACCACTTTTACGGTATCTCTGCCGATTTGA
- a CDS encoding ATP-binding protein, translating into MFIADKNPPSPKKLLNLTEQCLSWQTENKDHPDLEQADPHLKQAVSYISNLLTLPLRNDSLKRKEWVQEKSELQQEIKQLRHQLQSTSTAFRNIIDKNADAIIILDTQGKIRFVNPTAESLFNSPAEQLISRDLFGELVRERPGQMNTGTIKRAKARQETRVVQTQVDVNRPDQQIAIAEIRIVETEWEGKLAFLATLRDITEREQAEIALRSREAELCSKTKELEKTLGELKKTQAQLVQTEKMSSLGQLVAGVAHEINNPINFITGNLVHANHYATDLLKLLKLYEKHYPNPAMEIKQLREEADIIFLGEDFPKLLDSMKVGGERIQKIVLSLRNFSRHDQAEIKPVNIHEGIDNTLMILQHRLKERPNAEIKVLKEYSQLPRVECCAGELNQVFMNIICNAIDALENQPHPQITISTELKNNTGNSAKPPSVVIRICDNGKGIPLEEQTQLFDPFFTTKPVGSGTGLGLSISYQVIVEKHGGILKCISQPGQGAEFWIEIPVTNSLKPEPA; encoded by the coding sequence ATGTTTATTGCTGACAAAAACCCCCCATCGCCTAAAAAACTGCTTAACTTAACCGAACAATGTTTAAGCTGGCAAACCGAAAACAAAGATCACCCAGACTTAGAACAAGCCGATCCTCATTTAAAACAAGCGGTTAGCTACATTTCAAATCTGTTAACTCTGCCCCTGAGAAACGACAGCTTAAAACGCAAAGAATGGGTACAAGAAAAATCGGAATTGCAGCAAGAAATTAAACAATTGCGGCATCAACTGCAATCAACATCTACAGCATTTCGGAATATTATTGACAAAAATGCTGATGCGATAATTATTTTGGATACCCAGGGAAAAATCCGCTTTGTAAACCCCACTGCCGAATCTTTATTTAATAGCCCAGCCGAACAATTAATCAGCCGGGATTTATTTGGAGAATTAGTCAGAGAAAGACCAGGCCAAATGAACACCGGCACGATTAAAAGGGCGAAAGCCAGACAAGAAACAAGAGTAGTTCAAACGCAAGTCGATGTTAACCGGCCAGACCAACAAATAGCCATCGCCGAAATACGAATTGTCGAGACAGAGTGGGAAGGAAAACTCGCATTTTTAGCAACCCTACGCGACATCACCGAACGCGAACAAGCAGAAATTGCGCTGCGCTCCCGTGAAGCGGAATTGTGTTCTAAAACCAAAGAACTTGAAAAAACCCTCGGCGAACTCAAAAAAACCCAAGCCCAACTTGTTCAGACAGAAAAAATGTCATCTTTGGGGCAATTAGTCGCTGGAGTTGCTCACGAAATTAATAACCCCATTAACTTTATCACCGGCAACTTAGTACACGCAAACCACTACGCCACTGACTTACTCAAGTTGCTTAAGCTCTACGAAAAACACTACCCAAACCCGGCGATGGAAATCAAACAACTGCGAGAAGAGGCGGATATAATTTTTTTGGGTGAAGATTTTCCCAAACTTTTAGACTCAATGAAAGTGGGTGGCGAACGAATTCAAAAAATTGTTTTAAGTTTGCGAAATTTTTCTCGCCATGACCAAGCAGAAATCAAACCAGTGAATATCCATGAAGGCATCGATAACACTTTAATGATTTTGCAACACCGCCTCAAAGAAAGACCCAACGCCGAAATTAAAGTGCTGAAAGAATACAGCCAGCTTCCGCGAGTAGAGTGCTGTGCCGGTGAACTCAATCAAGTGTTTATGAATATTATTTGTAACGCCATTGATGCCTTAGAAAACCAGCCGCACCCTCAAATTACTATTTCTACAGAACTGAAGAATAATACCGGCAACTCAGCCAAGCCTCCCTCGGTAGTGATTCGCATTTGTGATAACGGCAAGGGAATTCCTTTAGAAGAGCAAACGCAACTTTTTGACCCGTTTTTTACTACAAAACCGGTTGGTTCTGGCACCGGCTTAGGGCTGTCTATTTCTTATCAAGTTATTGTCGAAAAACATGGCGGAATTTTAAAATGTATTTCTCAACCTGGTCAGGGGGCAGAATTTTGGATAGAAATTCCCGTCACCAATTCTCTCAAACCAGAGCCGGCCTAG
- a CDS encoding response regulator transcription factor, which translates to MKKILVIEDEKPVLSNIVEILTSGGFFPLCAENGITGIELAKENLPDLIVCDIMMPHLDGYEVLTELRSNPPTAAIPFIFLTAKADKTDLRQGMNLGADDYLTKPFRRQELLEAVSSRLAKHETLIHQYTTERQRAQLAEQKMQELQHLSDTHAELLKKLIADLCDPLSKINMAIRLMKDPPAGARVERYLEILQEEFDREIALLNQVSELQSLLTPDNVKLLRQFNLLNSKTKS; encoded by the coding sequence ATGAAAAAAATTTTAGTGATTGAAGACGAAAAACCAGTATTAAGCAATATTGTAGAAATTCTCACATCCGGGGGATTTTTCCCGCTTTGTGCAGAAAATGGCATCACCGGCATTGAATTGGCCAAAGAAAATCTTCCGGATTTGATTGTCTGTGACATTATGATGCCGCATTTAGATGGCTATGAAGTGTTAACAGAACTGAGATCAAATCCCCCAACCGCCGCCATTCCTTTTATTTTTTTGACCGCCAAAGCTGATAAAACCGATTTGCGACAAGGCATGAATTTAGGGGCGGATGATTATCTTACTAAACCTTTTCGACGCCAAGAACTTCTTGAGGCTGTTTCCTCGCGCCTTGCCAAACATGAAACGCTGATTCACCAATATACTACCGAACGGCAACGCGCTCAACTTGCCGAGCAAAAAATGCAAGAACTTCAACATTTAAGCGACACTCATGCAGAATTGCTGAAAAAACTTATTGCCGATTTATGCGATCCGCTTTCTAAAATTAATATGGCAATTCGTTTAATGAAAGATCCTCCGGCGGGCGCAAGGGTAGAGAGGTATTTAGAAATTTTGCAAGAAGAATTTGATCGCGAAATTGCTCTGCTCAATCAAGTTTCGGAATTACAATCTTTATTGACTCCGGATAATGTTAAATTGCTGCGTCAATTTAATTTGCTGAATTCCAAAACAAAAAGTTAA